A genomic segment from Branchiostoma floridae strain S238N-H82 chromosome 7, Bfl_VNyyK, whole genome shotgun sequence encodes:
- the LOC118419911 gene encoding uncharacterized protein LOC118419911 has protein sequence MVFVYNRYDVRGLGIAILVSGLLSIVFGVVGLFFGEHHIHSFAAPIWSGIIVVVTGAFCIGTGNKPTSRCLVTTLLFFAVLSLILCSLCWVLALIGLMRREHCTHSSGLCDGVTVAMFSITLLLGIFQMILCFLISIICCLGICYGDAREHEPTAYEREPMEQPVFVVATQTPPATQKPSATQKPPSSRSRPGPRDEYADEPPPVAKRPERPAPKGRSRDRGRDRDRRTPERRP, from the exons ATGGTCTTCGTGTACAACCGTTATGACGTCAGAGGCCTGGGGATCGCCATCTTGGTGTCGGGCCTGCTGAGTATCGTGTTCGGCGTGGTGGGGCTGTTCTTCGGGGAACATCACATCCACAGCTTCGCCGCGCCCATATGGAGCGGCATCATC GTTGTGGTGACAGGGGCCTTTTGTATCGGAACTGGGAACAAACCGACCAGCAGATGCCTG GTGACGACTCTGCTGTTCTTCGCCGTGCTGAGCCTGATCCTGTGTAGCCTGTGCTGGGTGCTGGCGCTGATCGGGCTGATGAGACGGGAACACTGTACCCACTCCTCGGGGCTGTGTGACGGCGTCACCGTCGCCATGTTCTCCATCACCCTCCTCCTCGGCATCTTCCAGATGATCCTGTGTTTCCTCATCTCCATCATCTGTTGTCTCGGCATCTGTTACGGCGATGCGCGGGAG CACGAGCCGACAGCGTACGAGCGGGAACCCATGGAGCAGCCTGTCTTCGTCGTGG CTACCCAGACTCCTCCAGCTACCCAGAAGCCTTCAGCTACCCAGAAGCCCCCATCCAGCCGGAGTCGCCCAGGTCCCCGGGATGAATATGCAGATGAGCCCCCTCCGGTAGCGAAACGGCCGGAGCGCCCAGCACCCAAGGGACGGTCCCGGGACAGGGGACGGGACAGGGACAGGAGGACACCAGAACGGCGGCCTTAG